The following proteins are encoded in a genomic region of Triticum dicoccoides isolate Atlit2015 ecotype Zavitan chromosome 1B, WEW_v2.0, whole genome shotgun sequence:
- the LOC119304688 gene encoding alanine--tRNA ligase-like, whose amino-acid sequence MKQRRGSLDIRQMFFSYFKSIAKFKGWQSSPLIPVEDATLPLIHRALDQFRHAFFADPPPDEGSVYSLKCIRTNGNLEDYTDTSHCRFTEILGTWYSGDDKEKKITDLLSYLEIMWKLDCKRMYVTYFGGDEYSGPDTDFMDVVLSFVPESNVSATTSKGSFWNVDDTGPCGPCSGIYYDLIGNRNPDTPVVLNDPTCPLLLNLVFIQVSW is encoded by the exons ATGAAACAGCGGCGGGGGTCCCTTGATATCCGTCAGATGTTCTTCAGCTATTTCAAATCAATTGCAAAATTCAAGGGGTGGCAGTCTAGTCCATTGATCCCCGTGGAAGACGCCACGTTACCACTAATTCACAGAGCTTTGGATCAGTTTAGGCATGCGTTCTTTGCGGACCCCCCACCAGACGAAGGCAGTGTATACTCCCTGAAGTGTATTCGCACCAATGGTAATCTGGAGGACTATACAGACACTTCACACTGTAGGTTCACTGAGATTCTTGGTACATGGTACTCAGGGGACGACAAGGAGAAAAAAATTACTGATCTGCTCTCATATCTCGAAATA ATGTGGAAATTAGATTGTAAGAGAATGTATGTCACATATTTTGGTGGTGATGAATATTCAGGTCCTGACACGGATTTCATGGATGTTGTGTTGTCCTTTGTGCCGGAAAGTAATGTTTCGGCAACCACTTCTAAG GGAAGTTTTTGGAATGTTGATGACACTGGTCCATGTGGGCCATGTTCAGGAATTTATTATGATCTCATTGGAAACAGGAATCCTGATACTCCTGTAGTTCTGAATGACCCTACGTGTCCTCTGCTTTTGAATCTTGTATTTATTCAGGTTAGTTGGTAA